TCAGCGCGACGCCGACCAGCTTGGCGAAGCTGACGATGTAGGAGCGGAATTGGTGGGCCTGCGCCTTTGAGGCTGACAGGAAGATCTGATTGCGCCCGGTCTCGATGGCGTCGATCAGCGCTTCGAACGCGAAATAGTATGTCGCGCCGATCTGACGCGACTTCAGGATCATCCGCGTGCGGAACGATAGCGCGGCAAACCACGCCTCCTGGTAGCCGTAGAGCTGGTCGAGGAAGATCGCCTTCAGCTCGGCGGCCTGGTCGGCGGTGAAGTGGTTCTTCTTCGCGCGGGGCTTCTTCTCGCCCGCGTTGCGGTTGGCGACCTTGTCGTTCAGGTCGCCGGAATGCCCGCCCGGCGCCTCATAGCGCCGCACCTTGGCCAAGCTCTCCACCTGCCGGCGCAGCGCATCGAGTTCGGTGTAATCGGCGCCGGTCTTCGACTCTTTGCAGATCAGCACCATCAGGCGCGTCTCAAGACAGTCCTCCAGCTTCCGGATCGACGGCGCATCGTCCCACCGATCGCGCCGCGCCCAGCTCTTCACCGTGTCGTATTTCAGATCCAGTTCGCCGGCGATCTGCCCAAGCGACCAGCCGCGCCAGTATAGCGAGCGCGCGGGCCTGCGGCGTTCCTCGGGCGGGAGAGTTAAGGGATCGGCGAGGATCGACATGGCGCGCCGACCTTGCCGTGCGCGCCCAGCCGCCGCCCCCCGCTGCACTTGTAGAACGCAATTCTACAAGTCCCCGCCATTGAGCGCCGGGCGCAATTCAGTCCCTGATCCGGCCTGCAAAGACGGGCGCCCGGCGCGCCGCAGACGAGAGATCGAGGGACCAGCCGCCATGGGCACCAAGAGCAAGATTTTCCGCGCCTTCGTCGAGGGTGAGACGATCAGCGACGGTCGCAATGTGACCGCCGAAATGATCGACGACATCGTCGAAACCTTCAACGTCGAAACGTACGCCCCCCAGTGCAATCTGGAACACATCAGCGGCTACAGCCCCGAACCGCCGTTCAACAACCATGGCACCGTTATCGCCGTCGAGGCGCGGACCGACGATATCGTGATCGCCGGCAAGACGGAAAAGCGCCGGGCCTTGTACGCCCAGGTCGACGCCAGCGATGCGATGGTCGAGCTGTCCAAGCGCGAGCAGAAACCGTTCCCGTCGGTCGAGCTTTCGGCGAATTACGCCGGAACCGGCAAATATGGTCTGATCGGCCTCGCGTTCACCGACACGCCGGCGTCGATTGCGACGCAGCGCCTCAACTTCTTGCGCGTCAACAACCTGACCCTGTTCACCTCCAGCGAACGCGCGGCGCTGGCGTTCGAGGCCGAACAGGAAAAGGTCGACAGCATCGTCGATCGCCTGTTTTCCGCCGTCGCGGCGAAGTTCGGCAAGACGGAACAGCCCGCCGCGCCCACCCCGGCCAACGATAATTTCGATTTCGCCGCCTTCACCGCCGACATGAAGACGGCGGTGACCGGTGTCGTCACCGCAGCGGTGCAGCCGATCGCCGAGGCGCAGGCGGCGCTGACCACCGAGCTGGCCGGTTTGAAGACGCAGCTCGCCGGCACCGAACAGCCGCGCTTCAGCCGCCAGCCGTCGACGGGCGGCGCGGACGATCAACTGACCGACTGCTGATCCGCAGACCCTTCGCCCCGAACGCCCGCCACAGGAACCGCCCCGATGCTCAACGCCACCCGTGCAAAGTATGACGCCTACACCCAGCAGATCGGCAAGCTGAACAACGTCGCGGATCCGTCGCGCTCGTTCGAGGTGCTGCCCGCCGTCGCCCAGACCCTGCGCGCCAAGCTGAAGGCGTCGAGCGACTTCCTGTCGCGGATCAACATCATCCCCGTAGTGGCGCAGGAAGGCGACAAGGTCGGCGTCGGCGTGAAGGGCACGATCGCCAGCCGCACCGACACGCGTACGAAGAGCCGCGAGCCACGCTACCCCGGCGATCTCGACGCGACGCGCTATCGTTGCGAAAAGACCGACTTCGACACGCTCATTCGCTACGAGACGCTCGACGCTTGGGCGCACCAGCCCAATTTCCAGCCCCTTCTCCGCGATGCGATCATCACCGCCAAGGCGCTGGACATCATCACCATCGGCTTCAATGGCACCCACGTCGCCAAGGACACCGATCCTGACACCTACCCGCTGCTCCAGGACGTCAACAAGGGCTGGCTCCAGCACATCCGCGAGGACGCGCCCGAGCGTCACGCCGCTGGCGGCGACCTGAAGGAAGAGACGCGGAACGCGGCCGGCGTCGTCACCGCGCCCGGCAAAATCTACGTCGGTCCGGGTGAAGTCGTGGCCGCCGACAAGTCGAACCTCGCCACCGCGAAGGTCGATTTCGTCAACATCGACGCGGTCGTGTTCGCCGGCATTGAGCTGCTGCATGAAAATTATCGCGAGGACACCGACCTGGTCGTCATCGTCGGCCGCGAGCTGGTCAACGACAAGTACTTCGCGATCGTCAACGCCTCGGGCGACAAGGCGACCGAACAGCTTGCGCGCGACGTGCTGCTGTCCGACAAGAAGCTGGGTGGCCTGACGGCCATCCGCGTGCCGAAGTTCCCGAAGAACGCCATCCTCATCACGACCTTCGCCAACCTGTCGGTCTATGAACAGATCGGCAGCGAACGCCGCAAGATCGAGGACAACGCCAGCCGCGACCAGATCGAAAACTACGAGTCGGTCAACCATGCCTATGTCGTCGAAGACATGGGCAAGGCTGCGCTAATCGAAAACATCGTCATGGGCAGCAAGCCGGCGGCCTGACGGTCGCCGCCTGACGCCCCACCGCCGTTCCCGCCCCCACCAGGACACGCCGAATGAGCTTCGCTCGCCGCCAGGAGCAAATCCTTGCCATGAAAGCGGCGTCCGCTCCTGCGTCCGGGGGCGGGCACACCCGCACCGCCGCGGCCCATCGCCCGGCCGCGGCGCCTGCGCCGCCCCAGCCCGCCGGCAACACCCCCGCCGCCCGCGCCGCGGCGACGATCGCAATGCGGCTGCGTCACGACATCCAGCGCCTGCGCCAGATCAAGTCGAAAGAGCGCAAGATCGCCGCGAAGCGCGTCATGCTACCCGAATACGACGCCTGGTGCGACGGTCTGCTCGACGCCGGCCGACATGCGCCGGGTTCCGCGTTGGAGCCGACCGGCGCCGACGATGTGCTGCCGACCCTGATGGTCTGGAATATCGACGTCGGGAATTACGAGCGTGCCCTCGCGCTGGCGGCCTTCGTCATCCGGTTCTCGATCCCGATGCCGAAGCGCTATGAACGCGATGCCCCGACGCTGGCCCTTGAGCTGATCGCCGAGGCGGCGTTGAATGCCCAGACCAAGGGGGACGCGTTTCCCCTCCATATTCTCGAAGCGGTCGAGGCGCTGACCGGCGGCATCGACATGCACGATCAGCCCCGCGCCAAGCTGCTGAAGGCGATCGGCGCCGAGCTGATCCGTGCCGCCGGCATGTCGACCGGCGACGCCATCGTGCCGACGATCGATCGCGCTGCAGCGGCCCTGACCAGGGCGCAGGATCTGCACGACCGCGTCGGCGTCAAGACGATGCTTCGCGGCCTCGATCGCGCCCGCGCTGCGGCGATCAAAGGCATCGACCAGACCCATTCCTCCGTTCCTGAAACCGGGAACACAGACACGACACCGAACGACACCGATTGACCAGCTCGCCCCCGGCGCTCGGGGGCGGATCGCGCGAGGCGGGAGACCTTCGGGTCGCAGGGCCGCCGTTCGACCCGGTCCTCACCCCCGTGAATTTCGAAGGCCACCCCATGATCGCCACCGTCCTCCCCATCGTCGGCTTCATCGCATGCGTCGCCGCCCTCGGCGTCGGCATCGCCGGCACGATGCTTGGGTCGATCGTGGCGATCGTGTCGCAGCCGACCGATCGCATCCTCGGCTGCCATCCCGTTGCGGCCGGCGCGACGGCCGCATTGCTGGGGCTGCTCATCTTCCTGACGGCGGCCGTGCTGCTCGGCCAGGCGATCGTATGAGCGACTTCATCGCGACCGTACTGTCGGATCCCGCGGATCCTGCACCGGCACTGCCGCCGATCGCCAACGACGGCTTTTTTCCGGACATCGATCCCGTCATGTGGCGCGAGCAGATGCGGATCCGCGACGGCGTGACGCCGGCGCGGATGCGCGAGGCGCTGATCGCCGCCATCATCACCGTCGGCCGCGATCTCGCCGGCTGGGCCGCCGCCCGCCGTGCCGAGGGCATCGCCTCCCTCGCACTGGTGCCCGCCGACACGATCGACGGCGTCAGCGTCAAGCTGCTCGCCTATCGCCGCGCCGTGTTTACCGCCGCCAAGGCCGAGGTGGTCGAGCACTATCGCGATATCGACATCACCGGCGCCGGCCAGCGCAAGTCCGACGATCTCGACCCCAGCGTGACCGAGCTGCGCCGCGACTCGCTGCACGCGATCCGCGACGTCCTCGGCGTCACGCGCACTACGATCGACCTGATCTGATGGCCGCCCTCACCGACACGCTGCGCGCGCGCCAGGGCGATACGCTCGACGCCCTGATCTGGCGCGAACGCGGGCTCGGCCCTGCCGATCTGCCCACGGTCCTCGCCGCCAATCCCGGCCTCGCCGCTATTGGCCCGATCCTGCCCAAGGGCCAGGTCGTGACCATCCCCGCCATCGCCACGCCGGCCGTCACCGTGCGCGCCGACGTCGTCAACCTGTGGGACTGACCACCATGCTGAAGCACCTTGCCCCGGTCTGGGACTGGATCGTCACCCTCGCGATCGGCCTGTCGCCGGCCGCCCTCGGCGCGCTCGTCGCGGTGTCCTACGAAAGGGGGCTGACCTGGGCGGACCGCTTCACCCAATTCGCGGTCGGCGTCGTCGTCAGCTATTTCGCGACTCGCATCGTCGGCGTGCTGCTCGCCCCCGACCCCTTCGTCCTGCAGGGCATCAGCTTCTCGATCGGCATGGTCGCCTTCAAGTCGGCCCCGCGCTTCATCTCGGGCGCGGCCGACGCGCTGGGCACGCTCCCGGCGGACCTGATCTCGCGATTCCTCCCCAAGCGAAAGGATGGCAAATGACGGCTCCCGCGCCGGCCCCCTCGGCGGCAAAGCCCGGCATAGTCCGCAAGACGCTCACCGCCGTGATCGGCAGCGCGATCGGCGCCGCGGCGCTGTTCGTGAGGGTTCCAGCCGAGGAAAGCGGTCGAACCGTCGCTGCCAAGGTCGAGCGCGATCAGACGATCACGCTGCGCCATGTCGCCGGCCCGCGCTATTTGAAGGCGTATCTCGACATCGTCCGCGTGCCGACCGCCTGCGACGGCATCACCAAGGGCGTGACGATCGGGAAGACGTACACCCCGGCGCAGTGCGACGCGATGTTGGAAACCGCACTGATCGCCCATGCCGAGCCGATCATGCGCTGCGCGCCGGGCCTCTATGGCCGCGGCAACCAGGCTGCCGCCGTCGTGTCGCTCGCTTACAACATGGGGACGGGCGCGATCTGCGCCTCGACGCTCGTTCGCCGGATCAACGCTGGCGACTGGGCGGGGGCCGCGGCCTCCTTTGCCGCATGGAACAAGGTGACGGTTTCCGCCAAAGAGGTCGCCGCCTATCGACGCCGCGGCGAAACCTGCGTGCCGAAAGCGGCGGACCGATGGTCCTGCACCGTGAAAGGCCTGACCGATCGGCGAGATCGGGAACGCCGCCTGTTCGTGCAGGGATTGCCGCTGTGATCGGGCTCTGGCGGTCGATCCGCAACGGGCGCGAATGGCTGACGCTCGTCGTCGTCGCCGCGATCGGCGCATGGCTGTACGTTCAACGCGCCGAGGCGATCAAGCAGCGCGACGATGCCGTGCATCGCGCCGAGATCGTCTGCGCCCGTTCCGGCGTCGAATGGACCGCGCCGGACAAGGGGGCAGGGGCGCGGCCTGCGCCCGCCACGTCGCCGACCTGGTCAAATTCCGCGCCGACGTCGATCGCAAGACGATCGATCTTTTCACCAAGGCTATGGCCGACGCCAAGGCCCGCACCGTCAACGACAACCAGGCCGCGCGCCTTGCGGCCGAAGCCGCCCGTGCCGCGGCCGAGCGCATGGAGACCGCCGATGCCGAAGCCGAACGCCGCAATCTCGTGGGGCCTGACTGGCTTGCTGCTGTCAACGGCGTTGCCGGGCTGCGCTCACCGAGCCGTTGAGCGACCAGCGGTCGAGGTGCCCGCCGCGGTCGCCGTGGATCCCCCCCAGCCGCCGGCCGATCTCATGACGTGCGCCGATCGCCCCGCCGGCCTGCCCGAAGACGCCTCTCTGATCGCCCAGATCCCGGCGCCGATCCGCGCCGGCATCATCCGCTTGGCGCGCGCCTTCCGCTTCAATGCGGATAGCAAGGACCGGCTCGTCAACTGGCATGCCCCCGGCTCCTGCCCGATAGCGAAGGCCGCGCCGTGAGGAAGCCCGACAGCCTGAAGGCGGTGCTGCTGCGCAGCGTCAAGCCGCTCGCCGACAACCCGGAAAACCTGACGCTCTTCATCGATCGCGGCGCGATCGGCTGTCGCGCAGGTTCGCTGTCGTTTCAGTACAGCTACACCCTAAACGTCGTGGTGCAAGACTTCGCCGGCAACCTCGACACGCTGATAGTCCCCATCCTGGGGTGGATCGCGGAAAATCAGTCCGAGCTGCTACAGAAGGGCGATAGCCAGCCCTTCACCTTCGAAGCCGAGATCCTCGACGGCGATCTGTGCGACGTGTCGATCGACATCGCGCTCACCGAACGCGTTCGCGTGACGCCGGCGCAGGGCGGCGTTCACGTCACCCACCTCGACGATACGCTTCCGACCGATGCCTTCCCCGGCGTCGCCGGCGTCCGCCTGATCGACGGCGTGGTCGACATGACGCCGTGACCGACGATTTCACCCCGATCGAGCGGCTCGCCGGGGATCTGCTGCTACGGCTGGCCCCGGCCGAAAAGCGCAGCCTGCTGCGCAAGATGGCCCGTGCGATACGGGACCGCCAATCGCAGCGCATCGCCCGCCAGCAGAACCCCGACGGCACCGCCTATGCCAAGCGCCATGTCCCCCGCGAACAAAAGCCCGGCGGCTATGCCGTCCGCTTCCTGTATCCCATGGGTGCCGCCGAGCCGCGGGTCGTGTTCATGAAAAGCTGGGTCCGGCAAGGACCGCTTATGACGGGCTTCGATGCCGAGGCGGGCGGCATTCGCTCGTTTTTCTTCGATAAGGTGGCGCAATGGCTTCCCGTCGATACGGCCGAGCAGAATGCCGGCGCCGGCAAACTCCGCCGGCGTGGCGCCATCCGCCGCGCAGCGATGTTCCGCAAGTTGCGGGGCGGCCGGTTCCTGCGCGGCGATGCGACGGCGATGGAAGCATGGATCGGCTTCACCGGCCGCGCCGGCGAGCTGGCGCGCGTCCACCAGGAAGGCCGCACGGACAGCGTCGTGAAGGGTGGGCGCAAGGTCCGCTATGCCGCACGCGGCCTGCTCGGCCTTACCGAGGGCGAGCGGGGCATGGCGATCGACATGCTGCTCTCCCACGTCGTCGAACGCTGAACGTCTGCTCTTGTAGAATGCGGTTCTACAAGAGCGCCCCATAGCCATGCCCTCGCGCACCGCCCGACATGGCCGGCGCCATGTCCTCCACCTCCGCCTCGACCACCGTCAACCTCTCACGGCTTGCCCCGCCGACGATCGTCGAGCAGCTCGACTATGAGACGATCCTCGCCCGCAAGGTGGCGCGCGTGCAGGAGCTGCTGCCGTCGTTCGATGCGACAGTCGATAGCGATCCCGCCGTCAAGATCCTGCAGGTGGCCGCCTATGACGAGCTGCTGTTGCGGCAAGACTTCAACGAGCGCCTGACCGCCCGTCTGGTCGCTTACGCAACTGGCGCCACGCTCGATCATATCGGCGCCGCCATCGGCATCGCGCGCCTTGTCGTCACGCCTGCCAATCCGACCACGGGCGCGCCCGCCGTCTACGAGGGCGATGATGCGTTCCGCGCGCGTATCGTTCTCGGCCCCGAGGGCTTCGCAGCGGCGGGGCCTGAGCTGGCTTGGGTAAAATGGGCAAAGGACGCCTCGCCCCTCGTCCTCGACGCCAGCGCCACCACGCCCAATCCGGGGGAAGTGCTGGTCAACGTCCTGTCGACGCTCGGCGACGGCACGGCTGATGCGGCGTTGCTCGACAAGGTACGCGTGATCGTCACCGACAAGGCGGTGCGGCCGCTCGGCGCTTTGGTCACCGTAGCCTCCGCGGCACGGCGGCCGTTCGACGTTTCCGCGCGGATCTGGACCTTCGCAGGCCCTGATGCCGCCCTCGTCCTCGCGACGGCGCGCAGCCGCCTCGACACCTATCTCGCCACCTCGCGCAAGCTCGGGCGTGACATCACTCGCTCCAGCCTGACCGCTGCGCTAACCGCGGAAGGCGTGCAGCGCGTGGAACTGCTGGCCCCGACCGCAGACGTCGTCTGTGATCTGACGCAGGCGGCGCTGTGCACCGACATCACGATCGGCCATGCGGGCTATGACGAATAGCCTGCTACCCCCGAACGCGACGCGCCTCGAACGCGCGCTCGAAGCGGGCGCCGGTCGCCTGACGCCGATCGTCACCCCGGCCGAATCGATCGACGATCCGGCAACGTGCCCGGCCGAGCTTCTCCCATGGCTTGCCTGGGGGCTATCGGTCGATGCGTGGGACGCCGAATGGAGCGAGGCGGACAAACGGAGCGCAGTCGCTACGTCGATCGAGATGCACCGCCGGAAAGGCACGCGCCTGTCTGTCGAGACAGTCGTCGCCCGGTTCGATCAGCTCGCCCATCTTGTGGAATGGCATCAGGCGTCGCCCAGGCGTCCGGCTCACACCTTCGACGTCGTACTGCCGATGGTCACGCCCGCCGGCATCGCGCCGGGCGGCCGCCGCGCACAAGCCGCCTTCACCGATGCCATCATCCGCGAGGTCGCGCGCGTGAAGCCGCTGCACGAGCATATGCGGATGGTGCAGCAGATCGACGCAGCCGGCGCCGTCGGGTTGCAGGCGACGCTACGCGTCCTCGCTTACTTGCGCGACGATGCCGTGATGACGATCGACACGTCTCCCGATTGGGCGGCGTACCTCCAAACCGAAGACGGCGAGCCGATCGAGGACGCCGACACCGGTGCCTATCTGGACACCCGCCCATGATCCCCTTGAAGCTCGTCATGACGACGGCCGGTCTCGGCCGTTTCACTGCCGCACAGAGCGACGCCGGTGTCGATCTAACCGTCACACAGGTCGCCTTCACCGCGACGGCATTTGTCGCGGCGCCGACGCTGACCGCGCTACCGGGCGAGTTTCGCCGTGTATCGACCGTGTCGGGCGAGGCGGCGGGCGACAACCTCGTTCACATGACGGTGCAGGACGATGCCGCGCTGACCTACACCGTCCGCGGCTTCGGGCTGTTCCTCGGCGATGGCACGCTGTTCGCGACCTACAGCCAGCCCGGCGTGATCGCCGAAAAGTCGAGCAACGCGATGCTCGCGCTCGTCATCGACATCGCCTTCCCAGAGGCGGGTGTCGACCGGATAACCTTCGGCGACACCAATTTCCTCAATCCGCCTGGTACTACAACGCGAAAGGGAGTGGTGCGTTTCGCGACCCCTGCCGAGCGCGATACCGGCATCGCCACCGACGTCGCCTTGACGCCCTCGGACCTGCGCAGCGCCCTGCCCATCGGGACGGTGACGATGTGGTATGGCGACGCTCCGAGTGTGCCGGACGGCTGGGCAATCTGCGACGGCCGCGAGGTGGCGCGCAGCGATGGCGAGGGCACGGTCGTGACCCCTAATCTCGTCGGCCGCGCGCCGGTCGGCGCCAGCGTTGCGCATGCCCCCGGGGCGACGTTCGGTGCCAGCGAAACCACCGTCAGCGTCACGCCGAGTTATACGGGGGCATCGGTTTCCACGACCACGCGCGCGGTCGATGCCGGTGGCTCCGCAAGCGGCCTGATCGGCTCGGTCAGCTTCAACGACGCTGCTCATAGCCACGATCTGACCATCGACGTGACGCCGCCCTCGATCGCCCTCCACTTCATCATGAAGGTCTGACCGATGGCCAAGATCTCGCTGCTTCCCGAACTGGACGCGCCTGACGGGAGCGAGCGCGTGCCCGTCCTCGTCGGCGACAAGACCATGGCCGCCAGCATGTCGGGCCTCGTCGAGGGCGCGGTCGGCGGTCTCGCGGCCGATCTCGGCATCACCGACGCCCCTGGCGGGTGGAAAGACGTCGTGATCGATCGCGATGGCCGCATCGTGTCGGGCTATCATCCGCTCCGCGGTGAATATCAGCCCTCGGTCGACGCCGTCGACGATCGGCTCGCCCTGCTCGAACTGGCTGCCCCGCGGCTGGTCGCGCAGATCGGCGGATGGATCTCGGCAGAGGTCGACGAAGAGGGGCGGGTCGTGCGTGGCGTGCATGCCACGCGAGGTGCCTACCCGCCGCCCTCCGACATCGACGATGCCGCCGATATGGCGCTCGTCCGCCGGGCGCTGGTCGCCGCCCAGCTCCGCGGCCTGCGCCTCGAGGCGGCGCCTACCGTCCACCTCACCCCGCCGCGG
The sequence above is a segment of the Sphingomonas insulae genome. Coding sequences within it:
- a CDS encoding phage tail protein I, which encodes MTNSLLPPNATRLERALEAGAGRLTPIVTPAESIDDPATCPAELLPWLAWGLSVDAWDAEWSEADKRSAVATSIEMHRRKGTRLSVETVVARFDQLAHLVEWHQASPRRPAHTFDVVLPMVTPAGIAPGGRRAQAAFTDAIIREVARVKPLHEHMRMVQQIDAAGAVGLQATLRVLAYLRDDAVMTIDTSPDWAAYLQTEDGEPIEDADTGAYLDTRP
- a CDS encoding tail protein X, which encodes MAALTDTLRARQGDTLDALIWRERGLGPADLPTVLAANPGLAAIGPILPKGQVVTIPAIATPAVTVRADVVNLWD
- the gpM gene encoding phage terminase small subunit; its protein translation is MSFARRQEQILAMKAASAPASGGGHTRTAAAHRPAAAPAPPQPAGNTPAARAAATIAMRLRHDIQRLRQIKSKERKIAAKRVMLPEYDAWCDGLLDAGRHAPGSALEPTGADDVLPTLMVWNIDVGNYERALALAAFVIRFSIPMPKRYERDAPTLALELIAEAALNAQTKGDAFPLHILEAVEALTGGIDMHDQPRAKLLKAIGAELIRAAGMSTGDAIVPTIDRAAAALTRAQDLHDRVGVKTMLRGLDRARAAAIKGIDQTHSSVPETGNTDTTPNDTD
- a CDS encoding baseplate assembly protein, translated to MSSTSASTTVNLSRLAPPTIVEQLDYETILARKVARVQELLPSFDATVDSDPAVKILQVAAYDELLLRQDFNERLTARLVAYATGATLDHIGAAIGIARLVVTPANPTTGAPAVYEGDDAFRARIVLGPEGFAAAGPELAWVKWAKDASPLVLDASATTPNPGEVLVNVLSTLGDGTADAALLDKVRVIVTDKAVRPLGALVTVASAARRPFDVSARIWTFAGPDAALVLATARSRLDTYLATSRKLGRDITRSSLTAALTAEGVQRVELLAPTADVVCDLTQAALCTDITIGHAGYDE
- a CDS encoding tail fiber protein encodes the protein MIPLKLVMTTAGLGRFTAAQSDAGVDLTVTQVAFTATAFVAAPTLTALPGEFRRVSTVSGEAAGDNLVHMTVQDDAALTYTVRGFGLFLGDGTLFATYSQPGVIAEKSSNAMLALVIDIAFPEAGVDRITFGDTNFLNPPGTTTRKGVVRFATPAERDTGIATDVALTPSDLRSALPIGTVTMWYGDAPSVPDGWAICDGREVARSDGEGTVVTPNLVGRAPVGASVAHAPGATFGASETTVSVTPSYTGASVSTTTRAVDAGGSASGLIGSVSFNDAAHSHDLTIDVTPPSIALHFIMKV
- a CDS encoding GPO family capsid scaffolding protein gives rise to the protein MARRPCRARPAAAPRCTCRTQFYKSPPLSAGRNSVPDPACKDGRPARRRREIEGPAAMGTKSKIFRAFVEGETISDGRNVTAEMIDDIVETFNVETYAPQCNLEHISGYSPEPPFNNHGTVIAVEARTDDIVIAGKTEKRRALYAQVDASDAMVELSKREQKPFPSVELSANYAGTGKYGLIGLAFTDTPASIATQRLNFLRVNNLTLFTSSERAALAFEAEQEKVDSIVDRLFSAVAAKFGKTEQPAAPTPANDNFDFAAFTADMKTAVTGVVTAAVQPIAEAQAALTTELAGLKTQLAGTEQPRFSRQPSTGGADDQLTDC
- a CDS encoding head completion/stabilization protein, which encodes MSDFIATVLSDPADPAPALPPIANDGFFPDIDPVMWREQMRIRDGVTPARMREALIAAIITVGRDLAGWAAARRAEGIASLALVPADTIDGVSVKLLAYRRAVFTAAKAEVVEHYRDIDITGAGQRKSDDLDPSVTELRRDSLHAIRDVLGVTRTTIDLI
- a CDS encoding phage virion morphogenesis protein, producing MTDDFTPIERLAGDLLLRLAPAEKRSLLRKMARAIRDRQSQRIARQQNPDGTAYAKRHVPREQKPGGYAVRFLYPMGAAEPRVVFMKSWVRQGPLMTGFDAEAGGIRSFFFDKVAQWLPVDTAEQNAGAGKLRRRGAIRRAAMFRKLRGGRFLRGDATAMEAWIGFTGRAGELARVHQEGRTDSVVKGGRKVRYAARGLLGLTEGERGMAIDMLLSHVVER
- a CDS encoding phage tail protein, with the translated sequence MRKPDSLKAVLLRSVKPLADNPENLTLFIDRGAIGCRAGSLSFQYSYTLNVVVQDFAGNLDTLIVPILGWIAENQSELLQKGDSQPFTFEAEILDGDLCDVSIDIALTERVRVTPAQGGVHVTHLDDTLPTDAFPGVAGVRLIDGVVDMTP
- a CDS encoding phage major capsid protein, P2 family encodes the protein MLNATRAKYDAYTQQIGKLNNVADPSRSFEVLPAVAQTLRAKLKASSDFLSRINIIPVVAQEGDKVGVGVKGTIASRTDTRTKSREPRYPGDLDATRYRCEKTDFDTLIRYETLDAWAHQPNFQPLLRDAIITAKALDIITIGFNGTHVAKDTDPDTYPLLQDVNKGWLQHIREDAPERHAAGGDLKEETRNAAGVVTAPGKIYVGPGEVVAADKSNLATAKVDFVNIDAVVFAGIELLHENYREDTDLVVIVGRELVNDKYFAIVNASGDKATEQLARDVLLSDKKLGGLTAIRVPKFPKNAILITTFANLSVYEQIGSERRKIEDNASRDQIENYESVNHAYVVEDMGKAALIENIVMGSKPAA
- a CDS encoding glycoside hydrolase family protein, whose translation is MTAPAPAPSAAKPGIVRKTLTAVIGSAIGAAALFVRVPAEESGRTVAAKVERDQTITLRHVAGPRYLKAYLDIVRVPTACDGITKGVTIGKTYTPAQCDAMLETALIAHAEPIMRCAPGLYGRGNQAAAVVSLAYNMGTGAICASTLVRRINAGDWAGAAASFAAWNKVTVSAKEVAAYRRRGETCVPKAADRWSCTVKGLTDRRDRERRLFVQGLPL